The proteins below are encoded in one region of Phaseolus vulgaris cultivar G19833 chromosome 1, P. vulgaris v2.0, whole genome shotgun sequence:
- the LOC137813342 gene encoding cytochrome b-c1 complex subunit 7-2, mitochondrial-like, whose amino-acid sequence MASFLQWFLDPKKNWLAAQHMKSLSQRLRKYGLRYDDLYDPYYDLDVKEALNRLPKEVVDARHARLKRAIDLSMKHQYLPDDLQAMQTPFRGYLQDMLTLVKRERAERVALGGLPLYQRSIP is encoded by the exons ATGGCATCGTTTCTTCAATGGTTTCTCGATCCCAAGAAGAACTGGTTAGCCGCTCAGCACATGAAATCCCTCTCCCAACGCCTTCGCAAATACG ggCTCCGATACGACGATTTGTACGATCCTTACTACGATCTGGATGTGAAGGAGGCGCTGAATCGCCTCCCGAAGGAAGTGGTGGACGCGCGCCACGCGCGTCTCAAACGCGCCATCGACCTTTCCATGAAGCACCAGTACCTCCCTGACGATCTTCAG GCAATGCAAACACCGTTCAGGGGCTACCTTCAGGATATGCTGACTCTT GTGAAGAGGGAGAGAGCAGAACGTGTAGCATTGGGAGGTTTGCCCCTATATCAACGATCTATTCCTTAA